From the Cloeon dipterum chromosome 4, ieCloDipt1.1, whole genome shotgun sequence genome, the window attgcaatttGACCAAGCTTTATCATATTCCTTCTTGCACTCTTAATGCCCACTTAATATTGGAAGTTTTCGGTATTACATTGCAGATGAAGTAGTAAGCATTTGATTTGTGTGCTAAATATGAGACACGGTTCTGGCCACCTAAGCCATTTAAAGTCAAATGGTAGGGAAACAAAGCAAAGcttattaaacaatttttgccctGTGCTTGAAAGTGGCCTAAGGTGGTCTACACAGCAATTGGAAAGATGATATGACTGAAAAAAATGCGTCTAACCATTGCTATATTTATATCATTTGGCTATGGCGTTAGTCTTAAGTTATAAACGTCAGTCTATCTGTtaccaaattaatattatcacGGTTAggtaatctttattatttcaatataaaactGAAActtgcagtaaaattttactggTTTAGTTTGGTCCTTATGGTAGTTGTAATATTTGTGTATTACAATTTTCTGAGGAGGGtaaatagaattaaaactTCTTCTTActaatacttttaaattacatgtttatctaaaatttaaccaaatacAAACCTCTAATCAAAATTAGATTACCAATTAACCtttctataaaaaatcttcattttcttaagaaaaattaatttaaaaaaaaatcaagatgcCTATTCATGGATATGAATCAAGCTATTTGCATTCTTCGTTTTGGTCCTAACAGAAGCAATGCTTTTTGCTTTCTCAGatttaaaaaccaatcatTTTTATCGGCTGCTCTATCAAACATACACAAGtgaaaatcgataaataatgTTTGGTGTTGGaggagattaaaatttaaaagtcatattttattgcagtGTCGAAGCCTACGGCTAACCCATCAAGCGTGACTCCGACAAAAAATCCTCCGTTGGTTGGCAGTCAGAAGAGGAAGGCTCGCCGACTGCAAATAACTCGAGTGGAGCCTAATTCTCCGCACGTTATAAGTGGTGAGAACAAGCTGCGACATTTGCCAGAGCCAGAGCTGAAGTATCTGTTCCAGATAATGCTGTGGCCGATCCAAACAATGTCCTTATGAGTAACAGCGGACTTGCGACATTAGCCGCAGTAGCATCGGTAACCAAGAGACTTTTCAAGCAGTAAGTAACAATGATCAAGAGAGAAGCAACGCCATTTTCGTACACGAACGTTAACACACCATTGCACACAAAACGGAAAATGCAACTGGATTTTGATTTGCAGTTTAACTTGGAAAAAACGAGGGCTAATATCTCTCTTGCCCCTTAGCGTATAAGAGGAAATCAAGGAAATGGAGTACCTGCGTTGATGTTTGTGTAGAATAGTTGAAGAGAATCTCTTTTTGCGGAAGAGAGGAAAGAACTCAATTTGGCACCAGTTTATGGTCAGCTCGAACAAAGTTTGAAAACGCTACATTGGCTTTGTTGCAAaagcaaagagaaaattggTGCCAACTTATGCAGGGCGCAcatttaaagaatatttttctgtgttttGTATTACAAAGTGATGTAGTAGGAAACGCCTCTGGAAGCGAGAGGTGTACACAATGTGATCTGCCAGACAGAATGAGTGAggatttaaactaattttaaacagtAGTCAATCACCTTAGATTGTTTTTACATCATTTCACAACATTTccatttaagttatttttttattctttgtttTAGTCAAAAACTTGTTACCATAACTTGTTTTGCATTGACAACTTCATGCTTGTTGGTATGCATTTCGAGTGCGTGTTGGATTATCGGGAAACATTTAGTCGGTTGttttaactcaatttataTTCTCGGCGAACACGACttctaatattttgaatttgctaGACATCAATCTCTTCAGAATAATTGATTTGGGAGATGTGAAAATAGTATTACAGCAGATGAAATGCTGAAACCATGGTTGCTGTCAGGTACATTGACTTATGAAATTTTACAGTTATcactagaaattttttaatagtttcttaaaatgagaaaataaatattcaatttcgtCAAAGAAAGTTATCAAGACAGAAATCAAGGTTGCAGTGATGCAGTTCTGATTTTCATCTTTCAAATAGTTTTCTGTTCTGATCAAGatccaaaatcaaaagatttaGAGAATTGCATTCAAGccattttaataatcattGAGGTTTTCAGTTTTTACATGTGATTGACAATGcatcagttttatttaatctgtTTTGATAGTGCCTTGACTTATTGTTGGGTTTGAGTCATTTCATACCCTCTGGActcctcaattttttaaaggtttaaatagaaacaagtaaaaattaatgttatattCTATTCAGGACAGTTTATATTATAATACTGAGGAGATTGCAGGGTATGAACTGAAGTAAACATTTATCGTTATTATATGTtattggaggaaaaattgtaaatagaAATAACAGATTGTGTATAATTATATAAGTGGTCACACATGGAAATGTACatgatataaatatatatgaagaTACACTTATGctgaatatattataaatacatatataattgtttcaaaacataaataacatttatgctattttaatatatatatgatcACTCTTGAATGTTTACGGGCAAGCCAAGAATTCTACAACTTTTGTGTATAGTGTACATATTCAGCAACTAATTTGTATATCATTTATTGAGAATTTAACACGCGCAGATGATGATTTAACTGCTTTGGACGCAAGTTACAAAATTCAGCTTGGTTCAGTGTAAtccttaaattttgtgattttaattaaggttttattataaaatttacttctgTTGTGGATTGTCTACATTCGTGTCTCTAATGTTAACTGCTTATACCACTTGATTgtgaatgcaaaaattaatcaaacgcggtttgttttgcaatatttcctgttgatttttttttaaaaagcaaaagatTGAAAGGGTTCTGGGCATAATTataaatgtgtattttattcTCCTTAGCCAAAtgttcataattaaattcagagcCCTTGTCactattcttttaaaaaactgctACTCAAATGGGTAAATTTATATAGATGAgagataataaattattgtagtCTAggcttttatgaaaatttgtgaacatttaaaaagagaaataaaataatttgcacttctaaaacattttttaattgtaaaaattttgttacatgAAAGTtatcttttataaaatatattaacggTATTTTAGTAATAAGCTACTAAACAATGAATTAGTAATTGAAATTAGAGGCACTTAATGAACTTAATATTTTGAGCGCCAGATCGTTTCAAATCGAAAGTTTGGGAAGTGTTTTAAAGTTGGCAGCACACATAATGGGTGTGGCAGTCTTACGTCAAGAGatcaaaacaaaacagctaaaaattgataaatttgctTAACTTCCTTTGCCTCGCCACCAAGAGCATAAACATAAAGTGTCAGTTTTTATTCAGTTGTGTTAGTTAAGAGTCTACTCAAAACCATAAAATGggtataatttttggaaaaagtaaaaaactgGAAAGTCGAGTTACTGAACAAGACAAGGCAGTGCTCGTAAGTACGCAATTCACTTCATCAACAtgcattaatataaaaattttacgagtTGATTTTGCTGTTTAATGTTTATGGAAATTactgagttttaatttatgattttgttataaaattgcAGCAACTGAAACAAACTAGGGACAAAATCAAGCAGCACcagaagaaaattgaacagAATTTGGAAAAGGATAGAGAGCTAGCCAAGAAACTGCTCACATCTGGCAAAAAAGAGTAAGGATTGTCATTTAATCAGCATGACAGAACACATAATACTCTGATCCGTGCTCTTTTATTAATGCATCATGTTTTGTAGCCGAGCCAAATTGCTGCTGAGAAAAAAACGATTCCAAGAACAGCTTTTGGCCAAGACTGACAATCAACTCGAAAATTTGGAACGGCTGGTTCACGACCTCGAGTTTTCACAGGTTGAAATGCAAGTATTGGATGGACTGAAGACAGGAAATGAAGCATTGAAGAAAGTGCAAGAGGTGCTGAATATTGATGCTGTCGAGAAAATCCTTGACGAGACAAGAGAGGCTGTAGAAAAGCAGAAGGTTTGCGCCTGATATTTCACTAGggcagaatttaaattttccatatgTTGTAAAGGAAATCGATGATCTCTTGAGCGGAGCTTTGACGCAAGAAGATGAAGATGACGTTGAAGCTGAGCTTGAGGCTCTGATTTCGGTCACAGAGCCAGCCAAAACGCTGCCAGATGTGCCAATGGAAGAGCCAGAGGGCGACGTAGAGCTGCCAGAAGTTCCTTCCGAAGAGCCTAAAggtattcttttaaaatgatataataAACTGGCTctctaataattataattctaGCTCCAGTCAgggagaagaaaaaaatcgccatGGAAGCTgcttgaacaaaaataattcctaaGTTACTGGTGATTTAACGGTAAAATTGGGTGTAACCTTAAGAtgatattattgaaaatcgcCTAGTCGCTCTCATCACATCTCAATGTTTTGTATGGCAGCAAGATCATCTTTTAGGAGccttattataataataaaaatcaattttgaatttacacCGTCACACAGATGTGATAATTTTgccagaataaattaatttaatacacaaaataataataactaatggtttttttttattaagaaaaagcaaccgtgaaatatttaagtttttttattcttccatTTACACTTGTAAAgctgttttactttttaagaTCATGGGTATGATGGTAAATCatgaatttgtattttatcaCTGGATAGGCCTTGTTGGATTAACTGTATATTTTTCATGCAACACACCGTGCTTCGTCAACATTTTACACAATTacaagtttattttcttttggaaaTATTACACAACAAGTTTAGGGCGCACGCACCTCACACAACACCAAAAAAGTACTCATCAACAAGACCAgcgcatttaaatttagaatatcATTCATATTATATCAAGCATCAAAGCAAGAGTGTGGAACGCTCTTCttattgaatataaatattttccaagaaaaatataatttacacaACGAGGCGACCTCGCACCAGATGAAGCAAAAATACAAACCCAATATCTTGCTCCTCTTACAATGACTAGATTTATACAAACGCCAATAGTTCTTGGCTTCCTTCCCAGGAAAAATTCACATGTAATGTTGCTAACGTTGGTTTTGGGTCTTAGtacgtaatattttatttagaagtgTGGCTTATTCAGTTTATTAGAAATGGAGATAGTGGGAAAGACTTGCGAGTGCGTATAAGTTGCCAGCATCAGCATTTCTGGAAGAATATTGCTCATAATATATGTCATACTCTCTTTTAATCTTGTGTGCAAGTCTATACATCAgagatattattaaatttctcctCTCCATATTTACACACCGAAAAAGTTGTTGAGTTAAATCTCAACCATACAACAAAATCTTACTTTGCTTCTAGTGAAGTCTGCAAACTAAATGCAAATTCTCGTCAGCTATGATGAGAATTGTCTtggacaaatattttcagcagCAGTCAATTATTATCCCAAAAATACGGAATACTTTTATCTAATATTGGTAGCAagaaagtttgaaattcaCTATGAATGTCTCCTCTAGGagtattttccttttgcaaCAATTCTCATCTCTCCCCCAccaaaattacatttattctcactttttcagtatttcatttcattttttctatgaTTTCATCAAGTTAGTTTGGTATGCTTTTTCAAAGATAATTTACTACTTTTCGGTGAGATCAGAGCAATCTAATTAATTCAAGCCTGCCTAATAAGCACACACTGTCTTTGTTTTTTagatcaaaaaatatatacttttttgTAACACTTTTTTCCAAACAGAGGCAATgggaaaaatataacatttcttCCACAACATCACACAATCACCTTAGAACTTTAGGAATCGGAAAGTTTATAGTCGTAACAAAAACTGCGAAATTCAAAGTACATGCGCGCGTCAGTCAAATTCTTCTTGGCAAGACGACTTTACGTTCAACTCGAGTGATGCGCTGGGCTGTCGTTCAGGGAGCTTTCCACCGCTTTGGTCAGGTTGACCCTGGTTGTCGACGCGTCAGTTGAGGAGCCCACCGAATCCTCGTTGGCCACCaggggctgctgctgcacgaGCTCGAGGGTTGGGCGGAGTTTGATGGCGTCTTCGTAGGTGGGCAGCTCGCAGACCAGACTCTCGTAATCAGGTGGCTTGCTCTGCAAGGTCGGACTCAAGGGCAAACTGATGATGTGCACCGACGGCGGCTGACCTCCGTAAAGACTGCTGCCCTCTTCGCGTCCGATTGTGTTCAGCTCGCACTGCAACCACACAtggaaatttatgaattatttatcggTGCGTAGAAACATTCAGACGCAATTCGTTCCTATcttgatttgaatttgcattaattaaaaattcgtgcCACATCAGCAAAATAGTCTGAGGATATTTACaaagtgaattatttaaagggACTTGGAGTATTAAAGCTaccaattttcaaagcaaaagaaaaaacacaagattaagttgtttaaaaaaaatacattaaagcctaattttaaataacatctAACGTTAATTCGAGCCAACAAATAATACTACTTCAaatgtgtgaaaataaatttgttagaCTTGGTAATGTCAGTGCATTGACCTTTTTGCTCTAAGCGTAGATATGGCTCCTATAATAGTAATAGATATCTATACCAATATATATAAGACCAAGAAAATctgattccaaaaattccatcTAGAAATCTTTGAATAGTTGGTGGTTAATTTTTAGACAGCTATTTAATAGATTCCAgaatcaaatacaaaaaaattgctatGAAATTCGTCATTTTCCTCATCAgttgtcaaaattttgcatAGAAAAACATTTGACTCTTCATATTTCTTATTCTCCTATGTaaccattaatattttttgttttattagaggtcccttttatttttgaccTGTTCTTGCTcttaatttctttatattGTTACAATCACTTGTAATAGAGGCAAcggcaaaattggcaaacacgtAAAAGCTATTTTTGGGTCGGATTGCCTCTATTACAAGTGATTGTAACAATATGTTATATTTATTGACAAAAGCAGGAATGGTCAAGAAATGGgtcaaaatatcaaaattacatTCTAAAAAGTTGACTTCTTGTCAAAAAAGactatcaataaaatttcgaaGTCTATACACCACAGAGATTTagtaattatgtttttttgtgCTTGGATACcctttcactttttaattttattagagtGCGCGGTTTGAtcgtgaaaatattattatttgcatcaaaatcttttaaaaaataggccATGGCTTATTAGATGTGGTTTATACGGTTACAGCTAGCTTTGATATTGatataatcaataaattaagaaaaactaatttgtaTATTACAGATTTCATGAAATATCGTAACTCCACTTCTTTCCAGTTTTTGTCACACATTGACagtttcaaaaggaaaaatcggTCGTAATCTGCTCTTGACTTGTATGACAAAAACGCCCTTGTTCAGACTTTTTAACGCATGCTTCATTGTTAGTTACACACATTTGCCAATCTCCAGAACAGACGCAATGAATGAATTGCGTATGCCGACTGTTCATTAAATATACGCACTGGCTGGCATTTATATATGCACTGCGtacgaattttgaaattatttattttcgggtTTACGGTGTTTGGAGAACCGGCAATGCTGGGTCAGGTCAAGTTGTTCTCCGTGCAGACACACATGCCGCCGCTATTTGCAATAGCCGCGGCGCGCGCAACGTCTGGGTGAAATGGAAAGTGAGCTATTAAACAATCAAACGGCGAGCACCGCGTGCACGGGCATAAATGTAAATCCACTTTTTTAAAGTGCTCCGGCCGATATATTCGCGCAGGTGAGTGCGCGCGAGATCGCTGCTGCACAACCCTGACCTACAAAGCAGGTCGTGCCGCTGCTGCTCGTTCTTCATACGAATTATAACTGCATAAATTAAAGGCATCTGCACAAAGGACAGACGCGattctttattaattatcacacgcgcgcacgcctctgattaaaacaaacgattcagcgcgcgcgtgcagaatttccaatttccatTGCAATAACAGCCGCTGTTGAGCAATTCGACTCGTTTAACTTTTGTTTCGCGTTTGCGGGTCAAGTGTGCGCTgttgagaaattaattgttggGCACCGCCATCAGCAGCCGGCGTTTTCGTGTAAATGCCGTTGCATCAAGAACGCACCACAGAGTGCCACACTGCACACACTATATATGCGTCCGGCGCAACTCTATTTTCAGCTACTTTGATTGACAGTCAACTCAAGAGAAGGTCTGCTTTCTATTTCGGAAGCCGGGAGTGTAAAGCGATGACAAAAGGGCCTGCAGTTTTTTCAGAATGATTTCAACATAGAGATCTGGTGCACGCGATATAGAGTGCAATTAAGAAGCATGTTAGATAATGGAGTGGTCGAAgaattttcactttcatcTGTGGTGtctgtgaaaaaaatttagttgcaTTTCTTCCTTCGTTTGTTTTCATAATGATGGCTATGTAAATTATCGAAAGAGtatatttttgaggaaatacTCGACTATTTGCAGACAGTTTATTTGTGCAACATAGCTAATTTATACGGTTTATTGACTGTTTTATACATACTTAAGCCTAAAATAGCATTTTCTGGCCAAAATATCTTTCATTTCCTTCTTTATTTCAAGGAGCACAATTTTCTGGAAGATTTTTGCACCAGAACCACATTTTTTGATACTGAATCTCGatttttgtgcaaaacaaagctcattaaaacattttctacTAACAATCAGCATGCATAGAAAAAGCAGTGGGATTTTCTCTgccattttcttatttaaatctaacttttttgaatctaaaatggcttttccattaattatttgcactctttaaaaatcaaccaaattAAGTTGTTTCCATTAATttctttcctttatttttattccaggagattatttattttttcgctttATGCAAAAAACTGAATTCCATTGAAAAtgtggcaaaaaatattttgtaactgCGAAATTCCAATTTGAGCAAGAGATACCAAAAGCAATGCAAAATATGCTGCTTGCAAGGGCTTATATTAGTCGATTCAGACGGATTTGGTAGTTCTAAACGCTACTATGTACGTGTGGTTAAAAAGGCTTTCAACGATTCAGGATCATTTGATGATGGTCCCATATGACGATTGAAAGCTGAGAAAAAAGACCaatcgtttaaatttcacagctctaatcataatatattatgaaaacTATCATCAGTTTGTATTTGTCCatttaacaatttcatttttaatataactaTTTGACTtgcattcaaaaatttaattggtggTCTCGAAAATTGTTAGGAAGCAATTCATAAACAAACCTCTGATAGAAACCACAAGAAATTCGGACCAGCCAATAATTAGAGATAGACAACAAGCCAATGGGGAATAGCCCCAAAAACACTATATTAGAAGACTAATTGCGTGCACAGCCTTCGCCTGTTTCTACAGAAAACAAGGCCGTTCCGTTTCCAAAGATTGTGATCCCAACAACGCGACACTCGCGATGGAAACGCAATTTTTCGAAGATGCCATGTTAATTATCCGAGGAAGGGAAGGTCAACGAGCGCAGCAGCGAGCACCAGAGAGAAATGAGATTGCCTTCATCCCGATCAAGGTCGCTCTAAAAGAGATCAATAGATTCCACAAGTGGCGAAATCAGCGGAATGTTGATGCCAGGGAAAAAGCCCAGCATCCGCATCTGTGCTCTGCACCAAGGgagatatgaaaatatttactccTGGGATTCTGGCTTCTGATTTATATTGGCAAGAGCATCCAGAACGTTTCCTGTGCGGAGACAAGGACTAAACATCCGCaatgtttgttttgttattgAGTGAATCGATGGACCGAAgttttgcaaaagaaattaaggaagcaaaaataaaaaagtggcgGATGAAGAAAGTCTCTTCCTGTACCCAGtaaaagctaatttatttttgtaaaaagaaaCAAGCTAATATAGGAAGaacaaccaaaaatattttaaaaaaagattattaaaacaaacaagctTGTAACTTTCCATCATAAGTTGAGCTTGAgctgtttaaaaatgtacctaaatcgtttttgcagttttctgctAGAATTTGTTTGTCCGTTCTAACCATATGTGTTAATttgatgtatttaaattttgtaactatgacagtaggaataaacaaattaaaaaaatatatattttaggtttcaattcaatttaaaagtcgGTATCAAAGTTGAAACTATTAAAGCacctaatttgaaattgaaatttgacacATTGACTGACTGACCAGTTAATCCTACAAAATAGGTATGTGCCAAGAAGGTTAATAAGGTACATTTGAGGGCAAAATTAGCTTGCGCGTATTTTGACTCTACTTAATAAGGCATATTGACATTAGAAACTTTGTTATACCGTGTAATACCACACTCATAGCTGCATTCTTctcttttgcaaaaaaatatgaacactGCATTCGTTTAAACCTTGTGCCATTTTTTGCGTAAATTTATATAACCTCTGCAAAACAAGCCGTTGTGCGCATGCTTTGCGTGCacttgcaatgtgagaatccAAGCCATGTTTGGGGGTCGTGTACGGGCTGGTTTGCGCCTATGTTTGATtctcttgcattgcaatgacgaaCCCATCCAGATTTGGGAGcattgcgaaagctttccgatgcgctacttgctggtttgcacctttccagcatgcgtgaattaatttcacaggatgaatgtctagcgtttcaataaaagaccccgGTGCAGGGCAGTAACACGAGCTGGTctttttctggactgggcttccttGAATGAGACCCGTGCGGCCATGTTATTTTTTCGCGATTTCATTAGGACACAAAGTTTTTGCAACTTGTTCGCCCATCTCAAAAGAGGTAAACcgatacaaaatttaacaggTGAAATATCTGCAggcgtttattttaaatcaattgattttttctaaaaatattcttcctcgtgtaaataaaattttacaaaatggatcagtattaaaaaatgaattaaaagtgGACGGAAACTCACGCTGCTGAGGTCAGTGGCGTGCTGTCCCGCGGTGCCGGCACTTGAGCGTCCCAACCAGCGGCACATAGCGGCGCAAATGAGCAGGGCGCCGGCCACGATGCAGCCGACTCCGATGTAGCGCATCGGCTCTACGTAGGCCTGTGCAAGGCCGAGCCAGTTGAACAGGGCGCCCATGCAAAGCAGGATGAGGCCCACCCTGTACGGCTTTTGGCTAGCCTGGTaattgtgctgctgctgcaagtATTCTGCCTCGAGGAAGGCTGCGTTGTCCGTCACCAGCCGCGCCCCGGTACAGCCCGACCGGCTGCAGCCCAACGCCGGACACTCTTGCTGCGGCATCTGCAACAAGAGGGGCACAACACGtcagacaaatttttattcacataGCGAGATCTCTTGTACTGTTTATCCACTTGAAactactatttaaaaaatttaagatgtaGAGAATGTGCTAATAGTTTAGTTTCAGCTAGTGAAGTCCGGACACATGCTTAGATTCAAAAAGTctgaaaattcatatttttaatttttatatgtaagttaattaacaatttagaatgcaaaatagcaaaataaattaaaggaatctagtaaaaaaggatcaattataaaaaataattatttccagccCTCTGAAACTGATTTACGAGAGAATGAATTCCTGTTTCCCACTTGGAACGAATAGCTTTGCAGGTGATTAATTAAAGgcgagaaattatttttgcgccTTTATCGCCGTTCTTCCgctcgatttatttttactcgccAATGCTTAAATTTACTACACCGTTACATGCTGCCGCATTTTCCAAACTGTGTCTGCGTTttaacatgcaaattttgtggtGAACACgctccagaaaaaaattgcagtgtgAAGTGGAGTAATGATCAGGTGccgttttttacaattatgcGATAAGCGGTCCATGAGTCTGATTGAAAGCGGAAACCAAttgtgcctgcctgcctgtctgccatagataattttttaatctgctctGGAGCAAGACACTTCCTAAATTTAGAAAGAACAGGTTTTTGGCTGCTTATAACAAATGTGTCCCATTCTTTTTTTATGACTCTTGGTGTGCttgtaaaaagttttttatgctTGGCCAATTACATACtgattatacaattttataaatttaaaattaattgataaactat encodes:
- the Vps20 gene encoding charged multivesicular body protein 6, yielding MGIIFGKSKKLESRVTEQDKAVLQLKQTRDKIKQHQKKIEQNLEKDRELAKKLLTSGKKDRAKLLLRKKRFQEQLLAKTDNQLENLERLVHDLEFSQVEMQVLDGLKTGNEALKKVQEVLNIDAVEKILDETREAVEKQKEIDDLLSGALTQEDEDDVEAELEALISVTEPAKTLPDVPMEEPEGDVELPEVPSEEPKAPVREKKKIAMEAA
- the LOC135944298 gene encoding uncharacterized protein LOC135944298 isoform X2, which gives rise to MPQQECPALGCSRSGCTGARLVTDNAAFLEAEYLQQQHNYQASQKPYRVGLILLCMGALFNWLGLAQAYVEPMRYIGVGCIVAGALLICAAMCRWLGRSSAGTAGQHATDLSSCELNTIGREEGSSLYGGQPPSVHIISLPLSPTLQSKPPDYESLVCELPTYEDAIKLRPTLELVQQQPLVANEDSVGSSTDASTTRVNLTKAVESSLNDSPAHHSS
- the LOC135944298 gene encoding uncharacterized protein LOC135944298 isoform X1, whose amino-acid sequence is MSWERYSAQMLCSVDCAPQTDAASASSMDRSHPATTAQQNMPQQECPALGCSRSGCTGARLVTDNAAFLEAEYLQQQHNYQASQKPYRVGLILLCMGALFNWLGLAQAYVEPMRYIGVGCIVAGALLICAAMCRWLGRSSAGTAGQHATDLSSCELNTIGREEGSSLYGGQPPSVHIISLPLSPTLQSKPPDYESLVCELPTYEDAIKLRPTLELVQQQPLVANEDSVGSSTDASTTRVNLTKAVESSLNDSPAHHSS